A genomic segment from Geitlerinema sp. PCC 7407 encodes:
- a CDS encoding DUF1815 family protein gives MFLRLANQHRQFVQDLVMNLQALATVLERRGYLASCYTCGGQMTSASFMVSLGDNHLIRFLVSDYGITWTEMRDDRELMKLEGAEAISQLQELANLVKNQINPADYRPVIARHS, from the coding sequence GTGTTTCTTAGACTTGCAAATCAACACCGTCAATTTGTGCAGGATCTGGTGATGAATCTCCAGGCCCTAGCCACTGTGCTAGAGCGCCGGGGATATTTAGCATCCTGCTACACCTGCGGGGGGCAGATGACTAGCGCCTCGTTTATGGTCAGCTTGGGTGACAATCACCTCATTCGTTTTTTGGTCTCCGACTACGGCATCACCTGGACGGAGATGCGGGACGATCGCGAGCTGATGAAGCTAGAGGGCGCAGAGGCCATTAGCCAGCTGCAAGAACTAGCAAATTTGGTCAAAAATCAAATCAACCCCGCAGATTATCGACCGGTCATCGCTCGCCATTCCTAG
- a CDS encoding DUF2839 domain-containing protein has product MGEAKRRKEVLGDRYGQEKKESILPGVPVTKGQAERFVKWSTKGAWIGIGLLAAWWVTVMFIGPALGWWQLGS; this is encoded by the coding sequence ATGGGTGAGGCAAAACGTCGTAAAGAGGTACTGGGCGATCGGTACGGTCAGGAGAAAAAGGAAAGCATTTTACCGGGCGTGCCTGTAACGAAGGGCCAGGCAGAGCGCTTTGTAAAGTGGAGTACCAAGGGTGCTTGGATTGGCATTGGGCTCTTGGCAGCTTGGTGGGTGACGGTGATGTTTATTGGCCCGGCCCTGGGCTGGTGGCAACTGGGTTCCTAA
- a CDS encoding response regulator, which produces MLTAVKPEEFKADILIVDDVPENIRFLSSFLGQQGYQVRKAINGKSAFVAIESLPPELILLDVNMSEMDGYEVCKALKSSPRTAEIPVIFLSAGNDLNDKVKAFEAGGVDYITKPFQLEEVLVRIETQLRIQSLQQKLQEQNLQLQSALTDLQKAQAKLVQREKMSSVARIVGEISHEINNPLSFILCNSKPACDYAAKLIALLKLYDEEFLGQSEKIESFKTEFDLDFIIEDFEGLIDSIKSGAQRINSVVKALRVFYNIDALTLEKGNIQDCIDDAIKLVQGRIDSEGQGQPRIEVLRKYAPIPLIECHINQLRKAFFNLLENAIESLESRLKAESGSFQPRIEIETAIDEQQSLLHISIRDNGCGISKEDQSCLFEPFFSTKTGVCGVGMGLFISYQVIVEMHKGSLTYQSDPDVGSDFVISLPLMPAV; this is translated from the coding sequence ATGCTGACTGCCGTGAAGCCTGAAGAGTTTAAAGCAGATATCCTAATCGTTGATGACGTCCCAGAAAATATTCGCTTCTTATCAAGCTTTTTGGGTCAGCAGGGCTATCAAGTGCGGAAAGCAATTAATGGAAAATCCGCTTTTGTTGCCATCGAATCTCTGCCGCCAGAGCTGATTTTACTTGACGTCAATATGTCGGAAATGGATGGCTACGAAGTCTGCAAAGCTCTCAAAAGCAGCCCTCGAACCGCAGAAATTCCCGTTATCTTTCTGAGCGCTGGCAATGACCTCAATGACAAGGTCAAAGCCTTCGAAGCAGGAGGGGTCGACTACATCACCAAACCCTTTCAGCTCGAAGAAGTGCTGGTCAGAATCGAGACCCAGCTCCGCATTCAGTCACTCCAGCAAAAGCTTCAAGAGCAAAACCTCCAGCTCCAGTCGGCGCTTACTGATTTGCAGAAAGCCCAAGCAAAGCTGGTGCAGCGCGAAAAAATGAGTAGCGTTGCCCGCATTGTGGGCGAGATATCCCACGAAATCAATAATCCTTTAAGCTTTATTTTGTGCAACTCCAAGCCAGCTTGCGACTACGCAGCTAAGCTTATTGCGCTACTCAAGCTATATGATGAAGAATTCTTAGGGCAGTCAGAAAAAATTGAATCCTTCAAAACTGAGTTTGATCTCGATTTCATCATTGAAGATTTTGAAGGGCTAATTGATTCCATTAAGTCTGGCGCCCAGAGAATTAATTCAGTTGTGAAAGCTTTGCGAGTTTTCTACAACATTGATGCGCTGACCCTAGAAAAGGGCAATATTCAAGACTGTATCGATGATGCCATCAAGCTAGTTCAGGGGCGCATAGATTCTGAAGGCCAGGGCCAGCCAAGAATCGAAGTGCTGCGAAAGTATGCGCCTATTCCCTTGATTGAGTGTCATATCAATCAGCTTAGAAAGGCTTTTTTTAATCTCTTGGAGAATGCGATCGAATCTTTGGAAAGCCGCCTCAAAGCTGAGTCAGGTTCTTTTCAGCCTCGCATCGAGATCGAAACGGCTATCGATGAGCAGCAGTCTCTGCTGCACATTAGCATTCGTGATAATGGCTGCGGCATTTCCAAAGAGGATCAGTCTTGTTTATTTGAGCCCTTTTTCTCAACAAAGACCGGCGTCTGTGGCGTTGGTATGGGCTTATTTATAAGCTATCAAGTGATTGTGGAGATGCATAAAGGAAGCTTGACTTACCAATCTGACCCCGATGTGGGTTCAGATTTTGTGATTTCTCTGCCTCTGATGCCTGCCGTATGA
- a CDS encoding bifunctional diguanylate cyclase/phosphodiesterase, whose amino-acid sequence MEKHISILIVDDVPDNLRLLSSMLESRGYSTRKAISSSMALLSIEASPPDLVLLDIQLPGMSGYEVCRYLKQDPRFAEIPVIFLSALNDIGDKVEGFEAGGADFITKPFHIEEVLRRVQHQLSLRRAQLEIHQLNSQLEARVRERTQQLELANSRLLEMAFQDSLTRLPNRALLMEQLQACLDYAQRSPDHQFAILYLDCDRFKVINDSLGHPAGDELLVAITQRIKALLRQDDFLARLGGDEFVILLRDSSDRSAAILVAERILDAFTASFPLRERDVFISFSIGITFGHACYQQPEDLLRDADTAMYHAKSSGKSQYQIFTPAMHETALKRLQIETDLRKAVKNQEFEIYYQPIINLQNGTIAGAEALLRWIHPTHGMISPAQFIPIAEETGLILQLGNWVLWQSCHQLNFWQTQQLVSSDFFVSINLAAAQFAEPNFVQQIDAVIAETQIAPECLKLEITESTILENTEASERVFQNLRDRQIEISIDDFGTGYSSLCYLSLFPINTLKIDQSFLRTVEDNARKRRLLTAIVNIGDTMDMTLVAEGIETPQQLSLVRSLGCQLGQGYLFSAPINVQNMNHFLTNQTRVIKSHLESSV is encoded by the coding sequence ATGGAAAAACACATCAGTATTCTGATTGTTGATGATGTGCCTGACAATTTGCGCCTTCTTTCCAGCATGTTGGAGAGCCGAGGTTACAGCACGCGCAAGGCGATTAGCAGTTCGATGGCCCTGTTATCCATTGAAGCTTCCCCACCCGATCTCGTGCTGCTGGATATTCAGCTACCCGGCATGAGCGGCTATGAAGTTTGCCGCTACCTAAAGCAAGATCCCCGCTTCGCCGAAATTCCGGTGATTTTTTTGAGCGCGCTGAATGACATCGGCGACAAAGTTGAAGGGTTCGAGGCGGGCGGAGCAGATTTTATTACCAAGCCTTTTCACATTGAAGAGGTGCTCCGGCGAGTGCAGCATCAGCTTTCGCTGCGGCGAGCGCAGCTCGAAATCCATCAGCTCAATTCTCAGCTCGAGGCGCGGGTTCGAGAGCGGACCCAGCAGTTAGAGCTCGCCAATTCTCGTTTGCTGGAAATGGCGTTTCAAGACTCTCTAACCAGATTGCCTAACCGAGCTTTGTTGATGGAGCAGCTTCAGGCTTGTTTGGATTATGCCCAGCGATCGCCCGACCATCAATTTGCCATTTTGTATTTAGATTGCGATCGCTTCAAAGTCATCAATGACTCTCTCGGCCATCCTGCCGGAGATGAGCTCCTCGTCGCCATCACCCAGCGCATCAAAGCTTTGTTGCGCCAAGACGACTTTCTAGCGCGCCTAGGGGGTGATGAATTTGTCATTCTCCTGCGCGACAGCAGCGATCGCAGCGCGGCAATCCTCGTCGCCGAGCGTATTCTTGATGCCTTCACAGCCTCCTTTCCGCTGCGGGAGCGCGATGTGTTTATCTCCTTCAGCATCGGCATCACCTTCGGTCACGCCTGCTATCAACAGCCCGAAGACCTCCTGCGAGACGCCGATACGGCGATGTACCACGCCAAATCCTCGGGCAAATCGCAGTACCAGATCTTCACTCCCGCCATGCATGAAACAGCCTTGAAACGATTGCAAATTGAAACCGATTTACGCAAGGCCGTTAAAAATCAAGAATTTGAAATTTACTATCAACCGATTATTAATCTGCAAAACGGCACCATTGCCGGGGCCGAAGCTTTACTGCGCTGGATTCATCCCACCCACGGCATGATTTCGCCCGCCCAGTTTATTCCCATTGCAGAAGAGACCGGCCTCATTTTGCAATTAGGAAACTGGGTTCTGTGGCAGTCTTGTCATCAACTCAACTTTTGGCAAACCCAACAGCTCGTTTCCTCCGACTTTTTCGTCAGCATTAATTTGGCCGCCGCCCAATTTGCTGAGCCCAATTTTGTTCAGCAAATTGACGCCGTTATTGCCGAAACTCAAATCGCGCCGGAGTGCCTCAAACTCGAGATCACAGAAAGCACGATTTTGGAAAATACAGAGGCTTCAGAGCGCGTGTTCCAAAACCTGCGCGATCGCCAAATTGAAATCAGCATCGATGACTTTGGGACCGGCTACTCCTCCCTTTGCTACCTCAGTCTCTTCCCCATCAACACCCTCAAAATCGATCAGTCTTTCTTAAGAACCGTCGAAGACAACGCCCGAAAGCGGCGCCTACTCACCGCCATCGTCAACATTGGCGACACGATGGACATGACCCTGGTTGCTGAAGGCATCGAAACCCCTCAGCAGCTCTCCTTAGTGCGAAGCCTCGGCTGTCAGCTAGGTCAAGGATATCTATTCTCAGCACCTATCAATGTTCAGAATATGAATCATTTCTTGACTAACCAAACTCGAGTTATCAAAAGCCATCTAGAATCCAGCGTTTAA
- a CDS encoding GAF domain-containing protein, whose amino-acid sequence MLEFSAPFYLLTNQFIPHGHCYLWQTPLVSLHVVSDALIAIAYFSIPAMLVYFVRKRQDVPFSKVFLLFGSFIVLCGTGHLLDIWTLWHPNYWVSGIEQALTAIVSCFTAFALLELVPQFLALQSPEQLQTINRELETQIAERQRAEESLRAIVAGTASVTGGEFFSALAANLASALGVSYVMVTELIHGDTQTMRSLSLWAKNQLVENFEYPVAGSPCEVVLTTKQFYYVPDHLCEIFPDLEVLQQVSATSYIGVPLTDSDQTVLGNLCIFDSKPLPIDENTKAIIQVFAARATAELQRQWAEEDRRRAYEKLEVRVQERTAELTTANAALEAEVRERIAAEAALRLMAHQEMAIARVVQQMRQSLQLDLIFGATTAELQQAMDCDRVLIYRFNPDWSGIVVAESVDAPWSRLETSTFAERVYRTTEQDNCAANRFDSSGLLIQDVYLQDNQGGFYQQKSSYCCINDIYDAGFAPCYINLLESIQARAYIIAPIFCGSSLWGLLAIYQNTGPRHWQPPEIRIVTQVGNQLGVAVQQAELFAQTEQQAAALQQAKEAADAASRAKSEFLANMSHELRTPLNAILGFTQLMLGDKTLSQGQQQYLEIVNQSGEHLLSLINDVLEMSKIEAGRTTLHEEAFNLYQLLRNVEAMFQLKAKSKGLRLIFDVSPQLPQYIFGDEKKLRQVLINILGNAIKFTNLGFVKLSAHLFAELVNQETNARKYVLSFAVEDTGPGIESEGLRALFEAFKQTQTGLDINEGTGLGLRISKSFVNLMGGEISVKSEVGRGSEFKFEIQAGPVQTDVKDLLKSEAQTMAMTIEAGQPSYRILITDDHPLVRLLLKKILTSAGMETQEAVNGQEAVEICRTWQPHLIFMDMHMPVMDGYTATKMLKTRPPTAIASSASGISQAAIAPEHLERSPIIIALTASAFEEQRQDILAVGCDDLVRKPFRKEEIFSKLAEYLGVSFIQERPAVSPLLNSSQKTSDNQISTRADLAFMSEEWITNLREAAIQGNDLRSLKLIDQIPQSHASIIKSLVILVENYQFDRIISILDS is encoded by the coding sequence ATGCTGGAATTTTCTGCGCCCTTCTATCTACTGACTAATCAGTTCATTCCCCATGGCCATTGCTACCTATGGCAAACGCCCTTGGTAAGCCTCCATGTGGTGAGCGATGCCCTGATTGCGATCGCCTATTTCTCCATTCCAGCCATGCTGGTGTACTTCGTCCGCAAGCGCCAGGATGTTCCCTTCTCCAAAGTTTTTCTGCTCTTTGGCAGCTTCATTGTCCTGTGCGGCACCGGGCATCTCCTCGACATTTGGACCCTGTGGCACCCCAACTACTGGGTCAGCGGGATCGAGCAGGCTCTCACAGCCATCGTGTCTTGCTTCACAGCCTTTGCGCTCCTAGAGCTGGTGCCCCAGTTCCTCGCCCTGCAGTCTCCCGAGCAGCTCCAGACCATCAACCGGGAACTCGAAACCCAGATTGCTGAGCGCCAGCGAGCCGAAGAGAGCCTGCGGGCCATCGTGGCTGGGACCGCGTCAGTGACCGGGGGAGAATTTTTTTCGGCCCTCGCTGCCAACTTGGCCTCGGCCTTGGGGGTCAGCTACGTTATGGTGACGGAGCTGATCCATGGCGATACCCAAACCATGCGCAGTCTGTCTCTGTGGGCCAAAAATCAGCTGGTCGAAAACTTTGAGTATCCCGTCGCCGGGTCCCCGTGCGAAGTCGTCCTCACGACGAAGCAGTTTTACTACGTGCCAGACCACCTGTGTGAAATATTCCCGGACCTGGAAGTTTTGCAGCAGGTAAGCGCAACCAGCTATATCGGCGTGCCGCTGACGGATTCTGACCAAACCGTCCTAGGCAACTTGTGCATTTTTGATAGCAAGCCCCTGCCCATCGACGAAAACACCAAAGCCATCATTCAGGTCTTTGCGGCTCGGGCGACGGCAGAGCTCCAGCGCCAGTGGGCCGAGGAAGATCGCCGACGCGCTTATGAAAAGCTGGAAGTGCGCGTGCAGGAGCGCACCGCCGAGCTGACGACGGCCAATGCGGCGCTAGAAGCTGAAGTGCGGGAGCGCATTGCGGCGGAGGCGGCCCTGCGGCTGATGGCGCATCAGGAAATGGCGATCGCCCGAGTGGTGCAGCAAATGCGCCAAAGCCTCCAGCTGGATCTGATTTTTGGGGCGACCACCGCCGAGCTGCAGCAGGCCATGGACTGCGATCGCGTCTTGATTTATCGCTTCAATCCCGACTGGAGCGGCATCGTCGTTGCCGAATCCGTCGACGCACCCTGGTCTCGCCTGGAGACCTCCACCTTTGCCGAGCGCGTATACCGCACCACCGAACAGGACAACTGCGCCGCCAACCGCTTCGACAGCAGCGGCCTGCTGATCCAAGACGTTTATCTCCAGGACAACCAAGGCGGCTTTTATCAGCAAAAATCCAGCTACTGCTGCATCAACGACATCTATGACGCAGGCTTTGCCCCCTGCTACATCAACCTGCTCGAATCCATCCAGGCCCGGGCCTACATCATCGCCCCCATTTTTTGCGGCAGCAGTCTTTGGGGACTGCTGGCCATCTACCAAAACACCGGTCCTCGCCACTGGCAGCCCCCCGAGATTCGCATTGTGACCCAGGTTGGCAACCAGCTCGGGGTGGCAGTGCAGCAGGCTGAGCTGTTTGCGCAGACCGAGCAGCAGGCCGCCGCTCTCCAGCAGGCCAAGGAAGCCGCCGACGCCGCCAGCCGCGCAAAGAGCGAGTTTCTGGCCAATATGAGCCACGAGCTGCGCACGCCCCTGAACGCTATTTTGGGGTTTACCCAGCTCATGCTGGGCGACAAAACCCTTAGTCAAGGCCAGCAACAATACTTAGAGATCGTCAATCAAAGCGGTGAGCATCTTTTGTCTTTGATTAATGACGTTTTAGAAATGTCAAAAATCGAGGCGGGACGCACCACGCTCCACGAAGAGGCTTTTAACTTATATCAGCTTCTCAGAAATGTCGAGGCCATGTTTCAGCTCAAGGCAAAGTCAAAGGGCCTGAGACTCATTTTTGACGTTTCTCCTCAGCTTCCCCAATATATTTTTGGTGATGAAAAGAAGCTGCGCCAAGTTTTAATTAATATCTTGGGAAATGCCATTAAGTTTACCAATCTTGGCTTCGTTAAGCTCTCAGCCCATTTATTCGCCGAGCTGGTCAATCAAGAGACAAATGCGAGGAAATATGTCCTCAGTTTTGCCGTTGAGGACACGGGACCTGGCATTGAGTCCGAGGGATTACGGGCACTTTTTGAAGCTTTCAAGCAAACTCAAACGGGCCTAGACATCAACGAGGGAACGGGGCTTGGTCTTCGCATTAGCAAGAGTTTTGTCAACTTGATGGGTGGCGAAATTTCGGTCAAGAGCGAAGTTGGCCGGGGCAGCGAGTTCAAGTTTGAAATTCAAGCCGGTCCTGTCCAAACAGACGTCAAAGATTTGCTGAAGTCAGAAGCTCAGACGATGGCAATGACGATCGAGGCGGGTCAGCCCAGCTATCGAATTTTGATTACCGATGATCATCCGCTGGTGCGTTTGCTGCTCAAAAAAATCTTGACGTCCGCTGGCATGGAGACCCAGGAAGCGGTCAATGGCCAGGAAGCTGTCGAGATTTGCCGGACCTGGCAGCCTCATCTCATCTTCATGGATATGCACATGCCGGTGATGGATGGCTACACCGCAACGAAGATGCTGAAAACAAGGCCCCCAACGGCGATCGCCTCCAGCGCCAGCGGAATTTCCCAGGCTGCGATCGCCCCTGAACATCTCGAGCGATCGCCCATCATTATTGCCTTGACCGCCAGCGCCTTCGAAGAGCAGCGCCAGGACATTCTGGCCGTCGGCTGTGACGATCTCGTCCGGAAACCCTTCCGCAAAGAAGAAATTTTCAGCAAACTTGCCGAGTATTTGGGCGTTTCTTTTATTCAGGAAAGACCCGCTGTCTCGCCCCTCTTAAATAGCAGTCAAAAAACCAGTGACAACCAAATTTCAACGCGGGCCGATCTGGCATTCATGTCGGAAGAATGGATCACAAATCTGCGAGAAGCGGCCATTCAGGGCAATGATTTAAGAAGTCTTAAACTGATTGATCAGATTCCACAAAGCCACGCGTCAATCATTAAGAGCCTGGTAATCTTGGTTGAGAACTATCAATTCGATCGAATCATTAGCATTCTAGATTCATAG
- a CDS encoding RNA-guided endonuclease TnpB family protein yields the protein MPQVLTVSCKLEVLPQQVEKLDAVLSAFAKCCEFVNAQTPEKLINQIAVQSLIYKEARAHSGLSAQMTIHAIRRVCANRKTAKQKGRPVKGFAPTSATYDARTFTFKESGWIVSLTMLKGREKFRLHIGNYQKHLLQGQNPKSATLVKRKDGSFYLQIQLESEPPEISETDEVLGVDLGRTDIACTSEGSKFSGKEVTKVRDQYSRVRASLQRKASKGTRSTRRRARQVLQRLSGRERRFQAWLNHTISYRLIQQAKSNHQAIALEDLTGIRERTNQMPRSKTERRRSNSWAFYQLRQFLTYKGVKFGVSIRFVDPRYTSKTCHCCKVIGSRQGKKFECLNQNCGWIGDADVNGAKNIATLGRIVNAPRGSEMMSCSLQDVVLRATESPAPLRAG from the coding sequence ATGCCTCAAGTCCTCACGGTGTCTTGCAAACTGGAAGTATTGCCGCAACAGGTTGAAAAGCTTGATGCGGTCCTTTCTGCCTTTGCAAAATGCTGTGAGTTCGTGAATGCTCAGACTCCCGAGAAACTGATCAATCAGATCGCCGTTCAGTCCCTGATTTACAAAGAGGCTAGAGCGCATTCAGGTCTGTCTGCTCAGATGACCATCCACGCCATCCGGCGGGTTTGTGCCAATCGAAAGACAGCCAAGCAAAAAGGAAGACCCGTCAAAGGATTTGCTCCCACCTCAGCCACCTATGACGCCCGAACATTCACCTTCAAAGAATCCGGCTGGATAGTCAGCCTGACGATGCTGAAGGGGCGAGAAAAGTTCAGACTGCATATCGGCAACTACCAAAAGCATCTCTTGCAGGGCCAGAATCCCAAATCAGCCACCCTGGTCAAACGAAAAGATGGCAGCTTCTATCTGCAAATCCAGCTAGAGTCTGAGCCCCCTGAGATTTCAGAGACAGACGAAGTATTAGGCGTAGATCTGGGACGAACAGACATCGCCTGCACCTCTGAAGGTTCAAAGTTTAGCGGCAAGGAGGTCACAAAAGTCAGAGACCAGTACAGTCGTGTGCGGGCTTCGCTGCAACGCAAAGCGTCCAAAGGCACAAGGTCTACTCGCAGACGAGCGAGACAGGTCTTGCAACGGTTGAGTGGACGAGAGCGAAGATTCCAAGCATGGCTCAACCACACCATCAGCTATCGGCTGATCCAGCAAGCAAAAAGCAACCATCAAGCCATTGCCCTAGAGGATTTGACCGGCATTAGAGAGCGCACCAATCAGATGCCCCGCTCCAAGACAGAGCGCAGACGCAGCAACAGTTGGGCGTTTTATCAGCTACGCCAATTTCTGACCTATAAGGGCGTGAAGTTTGGCGTCAGCATCCGGTTTGTAGATCCTCGCTACACGTCTAAGACGTGCCATTGCTGCAAGGTGATTGGCAGCCGACAGGGCAAAAAGTTTGAGTGTTTGAACCAAAATTGCGGCTGGATTGGAGATGCGGATGTGAATGGGGCAAAAAATATTGCCACTTTGGGGCGCATCGTAAACGCGCCTAGAGGCTCCGAGATGATGTCTTGTTCTTTGCAGGATGTCGTTTTGAGGGCTACTGAAAGCCCCGCCCCTCTTAGGGCGGGGTAG
- a CDS encoding AAA-like domain-containing protein — translation MGAAASGFLVQRGLCEDVIDQPKSVRFRRRGTVLSAQGWQRLQAAEHLSSIRENAGRPYTLEQLSLRTGLSTKTLTKVRHRQKPVDQPTLEAYFEAFELALGADDYISQDLSDVEVSSVALSSLQEAPLKGQLAVDSPFYVYRAPAERLCVREVFQLGALIRIKAPRQFGKTSLAARIVSQSQESGFRTAMISLEMADQGVFSSLDQFLRWLCAMVTRYLEMPNRLQDYWSDLFGSSYSCNDYFESYILPADGRPLLLVIDEVDRVFDHEAIAADFFGMLRSWYERSRYGTAGSELWQQLRLVIVHSTEAYLPIKLNQSPFNVGLLIELSGFSEAQIQELANRYGLTPSEEYTQALMALLGGNPYLTQLALFHLSRQTVSLADLPKTAIAPQGIFNGHLRRLLGFLEEQPGLKTAMQRVVQSPEGAEIYPTDAVKLQGMGLVRFQGSAAVAACKLYQMYFAHVLDLGAE, via the coding sequence ATGGGGGCTGCCGCATCCGGCTTTCTGGTCCAGCGGGGTTTGTGTGAGGACGTGATTGATCAGCCTAAATCTGTTCGGTTTCGCAGACGAGGAACAGTACTGAGCGCCCAGGGATGGCAGCGTCTGCAAGCAGCCGAGCATTTGTCGTCTATCCGAGAAAATGCAGGGCGTCCCTACACCTTGGAGCAGCTGAGTCTGCGCACAGGCTTGAGTACCAAAACGCTGACCAAGGTTCGTCATCGTCAAAAGCCGGTGGATCAGCCGACCCTTGAGGCTTATTTCGAGGCGTTTGAGCTTGCACTAGGGGCTGACGACTACATTAGTCAGGATTTGTCAGATGTAGAAGTCTCTAGCGTAGCGCTCAGCAGTTTGCAAGAGGCTCCGCTGAAGGGACAGCTCGCCGTGGATTCGCCGTTCTACGTCTATCGTGCCCCAGCAGAGCGACTGTGCGTGCGAGAGGTGTTTCAGCTGGGGGCGCTGATTCGGATCAAGGCGCCTCGCCAGTTTGGCAAGACGTCGTTGGCAGCGCGAATCGTCAGCCAAAGTCAGGAGTCCGGGTTTCGGACGGCCATGATCAGTCTGGAGATGGCGGACCAGGGGGTCTTTAGTAGCTTAGATCAATTTCTGCGCTGGCTGTGTGCCATGGTGACACGTTATCTGGAGATGCCCAATCGGCTTCAGGACTACTGGAGCGATCTGTTTGGCAGCAGCTATAGCTGCAATGACTATTTCGAGAGCTATATTTTGCCAGCGGATGGGCGACCGCTGCTGCTAGTGATCGATGAGGTGGATCGAGTCTTTGATCATGAGGCGATCGCCGCAGATTTTTTTGGCATGCTGCGATCGTGGTATGAGCGATCGCGCTACGGCACGGCAGGGAGCGAGCTGTGGCAGCAGCTGCGCCTGGTGATTGTGCACTCCACCGAGGCCTACTTGCCGATCAAGCTCAACCAGTCTCCCTTCAACGTGGGCTTGCTGATTGAGCTCTCTGGATTTAGCGAGGCGCAAATTCAAGAGCTTGCCAACCGCTACGGCCTGACCCCCAGCGAAGAGTACACCCAGGCGCTGATGGCGCTTTTGGGGGGCAACCCCTATCTGACGCAGCTAGCGCTGTTTCACCTCAGCCGCCAAACGGTCTCTTTGGCCGATTTACCGAAGACCGCGATCGCCCCCCAGGGTATTTTTAACGGTCACCTGCGGCGTCTGCTGGGCTTCTTGGAAGAGCAGCCGGGCCTCAAAACCGCGATGCAGCGAGTCGTTCAGTCCCCTGAGGGAGCCGAAATTTATCCCACTGACGCGGTCAAGCTCCAGGGCATGGGGTTGGTTCGCTTCCAGGGGTCTGCCGCAGTGGCCGCCTGCAAGCTCTACCAGATGTATTTTGCCCATGTTCTGGACTTGGGCGCGGAGTGA